The nucleotide sequence CTACATATAAAAACACATATTTGTGCCCAAAGGAAGCAGTAGTTTGTGAAAGTTCCAAAGCACCTGTAAGTGGAAATAAAATAATAGGGAGCATTGCTGTAACAGCTATAGGAATAACTTCTAAAATCCACCAAGCTGCTACCCAAAGTGTAGTTGCTAAAACAGCATTAGCTTCTTTAGATAATCCTTCAGGATGTATATATAATAATGTAAGTGTAAAGAAAATAGGGCCTAAAAGAAATCCTATTTTTTTTATAATTGATTGCGGCATTGATAAAAATTAACAAATGCAAAATACAATAAAAAAGGATTAGTCTTTAATTAAAAATTGAAGCTTTTCTTTAGAGGCGTATTTTGAAAACTTATGAAGAATTAATTTTAGCTTTGGATTTATAAATTGCTCACAAAAGGGTTTATAAGGATTATTGTAATAATAATTTGTAATTGCTTCCCGTGATGGTTTAAAAGCTTTAAAAGGTAAAATTTGAGTTATTATAGAAGTGTTAAAATCAGATTGAAGTTGAGTGATAATATTTTTTAAATCTACTTTTTGAGGTTCTTTAAAGTAATAAACAGCAGATCGATACTTACTTCTCATCGAGTGATTTGAAGTTGATTTATGCGTATGTAAATGAATATTTGTTAGTGTTTCTAGAGGAATAATTTCTGAATTAAATGTTACAATAACAGCTTCAGAAAAAGTATCATTAAGATCTTCAGAAGCAATCCATCCTTGCTCTACATTTTCAACCCCAATTAAAGATTGAAATACGGCTTCTGTACACCAATGACATCCACCTCCAAACCCTATTTTAGATAACATATTCATTATAGTAAAGTTGTCGCAAAAATTAAGATAAACTTCCCATGTTTAAATAATTGTAATCTTCAAGCTCATGGAGATTACTAATTAGTTTTGTAGAACCATTTTTTATTAAATATATAGAATTAGAAATATCAATAATATCTCTGTACATGTGATCTGTTACTATAATAGCTTTATTTTTTTTTTCTTCACTTATTAGCGTCTTTACAATTTCAATATATAAAGGTGATAAATGAGAAAATGGTTCGTCAAGTATTACAATTTTACTAGGACTTTTTAAAGTGAGATATATTTCTATAATTCGTTGCTCTCCACCAGAAAGATTATAAATAAAACGTTTCTCATATTTTGAAAATGATTCAAATTTAGTTTTAAAAACCTCCCAATCAACGTTATAAAGTTTAAAAGCTTTATTTAGTTTTATGCGATTAGGAATTAACTGATGTTGAGGTAAATATTTAACTAAATGTGTCCTGTATAAGGACTTTAAAATAGGTTTTTTATCAATACGAATCAATTTATATTTGGGTTTTCTATTTCCAAAAATGATTTCTAATAAAGAAGTTTTTCCAGAACCATTATTACCTAATATTCCAGTTACTTTACCAGTTTCCGCTTTTAAATAAATACCGTTTAAAATACACTTACTAGAAAAATTAAGTTCTACGTTATCGATTTCTAAAATCATATAAACTCTTTAATAACTATTAAGAAGGTAATAGTTATAAAGATATCAACTAAAAATAGAATAGAAAAAAGTTTAAAGGTAGAAATGCCTAAATTTTTATAAAACACGAGTTTTCGTCTAGCACTGGTTTCATTAAACATGTACCATAAAAAAACAACTAAAAACAATTTTGTAATAATAGCTGGCGCAATAAATGGCATAAATATTACGATAGCAATATTCACGAGAAATGACCCAAGCACAAAAGGCCTGTAAAATGCAAGAATAGTTAGTAGCTGTTGCATATTTACACTAATAACGAAAGATAAACAGAAATATTTTTTACATTAAAATTGAGTGTAAATTAGGGGCGCCAAAAATTCATAAATTATTGTACTTTTGTTTGATAATTTTAAGATTGCAGATGTTAGAAAAGATACAAATAGTAAAACAACGTTTTGACGAGGTAAGTGATTTAATTATCCAGCCAGACATTATTATGGATCAAAAACGTTATGTACAACTAAATAAAGAATATAAAGATTTAAAGAAGGTTGTTGATAAAGGAGAAATTTATAAACGCCTTAAAGATAATATAGCTGAAGCTGAAGAAATTATTGCAGATGGTTCTGATGCAGAAATGGTAGAAATGGCAAAGATGGAGATAGATGAAGCCAAAGAACAACTACCAACTTTAGAAGGAGAAATTAAATTTTTATTAATTCCTAAAGATCCTGATGATGCTAAAAATGTTGTAGTAGAAGTGCGTGCTGGAACTGGAGGAGATGAGGCTAGTATTTTTGCTGGAGACTTATATCGCATGTATTCAAAATATTGTAGTGATAAAGGATGGCGTGTTGATGTTGTGAGTATGAATGAAGGAACTTCTGGAGGTTTTAAAGAAGTGATTTTTGAGGTGTCTGGCGAAGATGTTTATGGGACAATGAAGTTTGAAGCTGGAGTACATCGTGTACAACGGGTACCACAAACAGAAACACAAGGGAGAGTACATACTAGTGCTGCAACTGTAGTGGTTATGCCAGAAGCTGAAGAATTTGATTATGAATTAGATATGACAGAAGTTCGTATTGAACGTACGACATCTACAGGTCCAGGAGGGCAATCTGTAAATACAACCTATTCAGCAATAAAATTACATCACGAACCCACTGGAATGATCGTGAGCTGTCAAGATCAAAAATCATCTCATAAAAACTTAGAAAAAGCATTAAAAGTTTTAAGATCACGTTTATATGAAGAAGAATTAAGAAAACGCCAAGCTGCCGATTCTGAAAAACGTAAAAGCATGGTGTCTTCTGGAGATCGTAGTGCAAAAATCAGAACTTATAATTACCCGCAAGGGCGTGTTACTGATCATAGAATAGGATTAACACTTTATGATCTGTCAAATATTATTAATGGAGATATTCAAAAAATTATTGATGAATTAATGTTAGCAGAAAATACAGAGATGTTAAAAGCTAATGATGATGTAATTTAAATGATGTACCTCTTTTTGTTGAGGCTTTTTCCTTTGTTATTATCACATTTGATGTGGAAACTGAAAAATAAAATATATCCTGAATCAAGTTCAGGATGACAAAAAAATACTATTGACAACAAAAGAACTCTTAGTACAAATCCACAAAAAAAAATCCTTTTTATGTATAGGATTAGATGTTGATTTAAATAAAATTCCTTCACATCTTTTACAAGAAGAAGATCCAATATTTGCATTCAACAAAGCGATCATAGATGCCACACATCGATTGTGTGTAGCTTACAAACCAAACACAGCATTTTATGAAGCCTATGGATTAAAAGGATGGAAAGCACTTGAGAAGACAATTAATTACCTTAATGAGAATTATCCTGAAATCTACACTATAGCAGATGCTAAACGTGGTGATATTGGAAATACAAGTACAATGTATGCCAAAGCGTTTTTAGAAGATTTAGGTTTTGATAGCGTTACTGTTGCGCCTTATATGGGAAAAGATTCTGTAGAACCTTTTCTAGCATTTAAAGATAAACATACTATTTTATTGGCGTTAACCTCTAATCAAGGCGCGTTTGATTTTCAAACTAAAACTATTGATAATAAAGAAATGTACAAACAGGTTTTAGAAACCTCTAAAACCTGGGAAAATTCTGAGAACTTAATGTATGTAGTAGGAGCAACTAAGGCTGAGTATTTTGCAGATATTCGAAATATAATTCCAAATAGTTTTTTATTAGTACCAGGTGTTGGAGCTCAAGGAGGTAATTTGCAAGATGTTTGTAAATATGGAATGAATGCTTCTGTTGGGTTATTGATAAACTCTTCTCGTGGAATTATTTATGCTTCTAATGATGAAAATTTTGCACAAGCTTCTGCTCTAAAAGCACAAGAACTACAAAAACAAATGGAAGTTGAATTACAACGCCACTACGAGGAGGAATGACGAAGTAGTCTCATAAAATAATGAGATTGCCACAGAAATAAATTTTCTCAGCAATGACAATTTTAATCAAAGATCAGCTTCAACGAACACTGTATTTAAAAGATACTCCCCAACGAATCATTTCGTTAGTACCATCACAAACAGAATTACTTTGCGATTTAGGGTTAGAAGAAAGCATAATTGGTGTGACTAAATTTTGTGTTCATCCAAGACATTTAAAAAAAGCAAAAACTATTGTAGGTGGTACTAAACAAGTTAAAACAGCTGTTGTCAGGTCTCTAAATCCAGATATTATTTTATGTAATAAAGAAGAGAATTCACTTGAAATTCTTCAACAAATGGAGCAAATTGCTCTTGTACATATGAGTGATATTTTTACTTTAGATGATAGTTTCGATTTGATAAAAACTTATGGAAAAATATTTAATTGTGAAATTAATGCTTCAAAAATTGTAAATAAAATTCAATTTAATTTAAAAGAATTTCAAGAGTTTATATCAAGCAAACCCGAGTTACGTGTTGCATATTTTATTTGGAGAGAACCTTGGATGGTAGCAGCTCAAAAAACATTTATTCATCATTTATTGGAAATTAATAAATTTAAAAATGTATATTCTGATTTAGAACGTTATCCAGAGGTAGATATTAAAGAAATGTGTTTTAAAAAACAGCCAGAACTAATTTTGTTATCAAGCGAGCCGTTTCCATTTAAAGAAAAACATATTAAAGAATTTGATCCTTTTATAAAAGATTCTAAAGTAATTTTAGTTGATGGCGAATATTTTTCTTGGTACGGATCAAGACTTATAAAAGCCTTTCAATATTTTAAAAACTTGAGAATAAACTTAACTTAATTTAAAGACTGGAGTTCGTTTAATTTGTCAAGAATTTTAAATGCTTTGTACTCTGAAATTTCACTTATAGAAGAATCTAACTGACTGTAATTATAAGCCTCTTCAATAAGTTCACGATAACGTTGTTGTAATAAACTTTGTTTTTCTTGTGTGCTTGATGGATTGCCCATTTGATCTAAAATTAGTTGGTTCTTAATTTTTAGTTAAAAATATCTATATAAAATACTAATAACAAGTTGTTTATGAATAGTTTAACAAAGAAAGTCTGTTTAAAACTTTTAAACAGACCTCTTGACTAACTAACTTTTACTAACCTAAATTTATAGGCCTTATTGTATTTGAAGAGTAACAAATATGATCTATTTTTTTAGTTTGCATGTTATATTAATATTAGCATTATATTAATTCATTCCTTATCTTTAAAACAATATCAATCAAATAAAAATAGATATGAGGTATTTAATAATAACTTTTGTTTTTATGCTAAGTTTTTCTTCTATAAAAGCTCAGAACACCACTACATGTAATTGCTGTTCAGAAACTCATGCTGAATTTGATTTTTGGATCGGCAAATGGAATGTTACAAACCCTAATGGTTCTCCAGCAGGAGAAAATAAAATTGAAAAGATCCAAAGTAATTGTGTACTACGTGAAAATTGGAAGAGTGCTACTGTAGGTTATACAGGAACAAGTTATAATTTTTACAATGCTCAAAAAAAGCAATGGGAGCAAAT is from Flavobacteriaceae bacterium and encodes:
- the prfA gene encoding peptide chain release factor 1, coding for MLEKIQIVKQRFDEVSDLIIQPDIIMDQKRYVQLNKEYKDLKKVVDKGEIYKRLKDNIAEAEEIIADGSDAEMVEMAKMEIDEAKEQLPTLEGEIKFLLIPKDPDDAKNVVVEVRAGTGGDEASIFAGDLYRMYSKYCSDKGWRVDVVSMNEGTSGGFKEVIFEVSGEDVYGTMKFEAGVHRVQRVPQTETQGRVHTSAATVVVMPEAEEFDYELDMTEVRIERTTSTGPGGQSVNTTYSAIKLHHEPTGMIVSCQDQKSSHKNLEKALKVLRSRLYEEELRKRQAADSEKRKSMVSSGDRSAKIRTYNYPQGRVTDHRIGLTLYDLSNIINGDIQKIIDELMLAENTEMLKANDDVI
- the pyrF gene encoding orotidine-5'-phosphate decarboxylase, translating into MTTKELLVQIHKKKSFLCIGLDVDLNKIPSHLLQEEDPIFAFNKAIIDATHRLCVAYKPNTAFYEAYGLKGWKALEKTINYLNENYPEIYTIADAKRGDIGNTSTMYAKAFLEDLGFDSVTVAPYMGKDSVEPFLAFKDKHTILLALTSNQGAFDFQTKTIDNKEMYKQVLETSKTWENSENLMYVVGATKAEYFADIRNIIPNSFLLVPGVGAQGGNLQDVCKYGMNASVGLLINSSRGIIYASNDENFAQASALKAQELQKQMEVELQRHYEEE
- a CDS encoding ABC transporter ATP-binding protein, whose amino-acid sequence is MILEIDNVELNFSSKCILNGIYLKAETGKVTGILGNNGSGKTSLLEIIFGNRKPKYKLIRIDKKPILKSLYRTHLVKYLPQHQLIPNRIKLNKAFKLYNVDWEVFKTKFESFSKYEKRFIYNLSGGEQRIIEIYLTLKSPSKIVILDEPFSHLSPLYIEIVKTLISEEKKNKAIIVTDHMYRDIIDISNSIYLIKNGSTKLISNLHELEDYNYLNMGSLS
- a CDS encoding cobalamin-binding protein — protein: MTILIKDQLQRTLYLKDTPQRIISLVPSQTELLCDLGLEESIIGVTKFCVHPRHLKKAKTIVGGTKQVKTAVVRSLNPDIILCNKEENSLEILQQMEQIALVHMSDIFTLDDSFDLIKTYGKIFNCEINASKIVNKIQFNLKEFQEFISSKPELRVAYFIWREPWMVAAQKTFIHHLLEINKFKNVYSDLERYPEVDIKEMCFKKQPELILLSSEPFPFKEKHIKEFDPFIKDSKVILVDGEYFSWYGSRLIKAFQYFKNLRINLT
- a CDS encoding Lacal_2735 family protein; the protein is MGNPSSTQEKQSLLQQRYRELIEEAYNYSQLDSSISEISEYKAFKILDKLNELQSLN
- a CDS encoding peptide methionine sulfoxide reductase; this encodes MLSKIGFGGGCHWCTEAVFQSLIGVENVEQGWIASEDLNDTFSEAVIVTFNSEIIPLETLTNIHLHTHKSTSNHSMRSKYRSAVYYFKEPQKVDLKNIITQLQSDFNTSIITQILPFKAFKPSREAITNYYYNNPYKPFCEQFINPKLKLILHKFSKYASKEKLQFLIKD